Proteins encoded together in one Janthinobacterium tructae window:
- a CDS encoding cation diffusion facilitator family transporter translates to MPPTHTEHDATHLHAHLKGDAQHTHSFEGRSQSILAWALGLTLSFAGIEVIAGFLSNSLALISDAGHMVTDAAALGLALLAQIIARRPPSPRHSFGFGRAEALAAFVNGLAMLCVVGWICYEAALRFSAPQPVKGGMVFVVAFIGLAINVVVAWVLSKDKQSVNTRAALVHVMGDLLGSVAAIIAGAVIYFTGWMQIDPLLSVLVSLLILKSTFGVLRESYHFLMEGVPMHIDYIAVGTDVEQVDGVIAVHDLHVWDMSPGQPALIGHVEIEHLDHWPKVLRAIKKMLLAKHGIDHITLQPETAAMAGLHASDKTH, encoded by the coding sequence ATGCCGCCGACGCACACCGAACACGACGCCACCCATTTGCACGCCCACCTGAAGGGCGACGCCCAGCACACCCACTCGTTCGAGGGGCGCAGCCAGAGCATCCTCGCGTGGGCGCTGGGGCTGACCCTGTCATTTGCCGGCATCGAGGTCATCGCCGGCTTCCTGTCCAATTCGCTGGCCCTGATTTCCGACGCGGGACACATGGTCACGGACGCGGCAGCGCTGGGTCTGGCCTTGCTGGCGCAGATCATCGCGCGCCGCCCGCCGTCGCCGCGCCACTCGTTCGGCTTCGGCCGCGCCGAGGCGCTGGCCGCCTTCGTCAACGGCCTGGCCATGCTGTGCGTGGTGGGCTGGATCTGCTATGAAGCCGCGCTGCGCTTTTCCGCCCCGCAACCGGTGAAGGGCGGCATGGTCTTCGTCGTCGCCTTCATCGGTCTGGCGATCAACGTGGTGGTGGCGTGGGTATTGTCGAAAGACAAGCAAAGCGTCAACACGCGCGCCGCCCTCGTGCACGTGATGGGCGATTTGCTCGGTTCGGTTGCCGCCATCATCGCCGGCGCCGTGATTTACTTTACGGGCTGGATGCAGATCGACCCGCTGCTGTCCGTGCTGGTGTCGCTGCTGATTTTAAAATCGACCTTCGGCGTGCTGCGCGAGTCGTATCACTTCCTGATGGAAGGCGTACCCATGCACATCGACTACATCGCCGTGGGCACGGACGTGGAGCAAGTGGACGGCGTGATTGCCGTGCATGATCTGCATGTGTGGGACATGTCGCCGGGCCAGCCGGCCCTGATCGGCCACGTGGAAATCGAACACCTCGACCATTGGCCAAAGGTCTTGCGCGCGATCAAGAAGATGCTGTTGGCCAAGCATGGCATCGATCATATTACTTTGCAGCCGGAGACGGCGGCGATGGCGGGCTTGCATGCGAGTGACAAGACGCATTAA
- a CDS encoding RelA/SpoT family protein: MVSISAPNSVTSEQLVEGLSAPDSARVLDAFAYATEAYGDKQTFAGRSALEFAIGVATTLAFLRSDAETRIAGLMFELTLLEPDTAADIEPRFGKQVCDLATGVRQLIRLRALTQAQHGSAAGRGKNAAQQAVAQVETLRKMLLAMASDMRVVLVRLAACVTTLRYFAELKLFNEMTREYGKETLDLYAPLANRLGIWQLKWELEDLSFRFIEPEAYKRIAKMLEEKRMMREGFVSSAILRLQTELAAAGIQAEVFGRPKHIYSIWNKMRGKELDFTALYDVRAFRVIVSDVKTCYTVLGVVHNIWTPIPKEFDDYISRPKPNGYQSLHTVVTAEDGRPLEVQIRTNEMHSFAEYGVAAHWRYKEEGGSNFAGQKYDEKIAWLRQLLAWKTEVADAVVGQEEIQREWVEKLKSATLDDRIFVMTPQARVLELPVGATPVDFAYHLHTDVGHRCRGAKVDGIMVPLNTQLKNGQTCEIITAKGAPGTAGPSRDWLGAGYAVSTRTRSKIRAWFHAIDMQETLAHGRALVEKSLQREGKTAVNLEALAQKLGFAKVDELFLSVGKDEFSLRHVEQALHDNGEVVVPEDAVLVGKSRASSVEQGAKSGVLVVGTEGLMTVLAKCCKPAPPDSIVGFVTRGKGVSIHRATCKNFEEMRAKAPERVIFTEWGSTGGHDTVYPVDIFILAGDRQGLLRDISEIFSREKINVIGVNTQSAKGQARMTFTAEISSTAQLLKALNVIKDVSGVLEARRS; encoded by the coding sequence ATGGTTTCCATCTCGGCCCCGAATAGCGTCACCTCGGAACAACTGGTAGAGGGCTTGAGTGCGCCGGACAGCGCGCGCGTGCTGGACGCGTTCGCGTATGCCACCGAAGCGTATGGCGACAAGCAGACCTTTGCCGGCCGTTCAGCGCTGGAATTCGCCATCGGCGTGGCCACTACCTTGGCTTTCCTGCGCAGCGATGCGGAAACGCGCATTGCCGGCCTGATGTTCGAGCTGACCCTGCTGGAGCCGGATACGGCGGCCGATATCGAGCCGCGCTTCGGCAAGCAGGTGTGCGACCTGGCGACAGGCGTGCGCCAGCTGATCCGTTTGCGCGCGCTGACCCAGGCGCAGCACGGCAGCGCTGCCGGTCGCGGCAAGAATGCGGCGCAGCAAGCCGTGGCCCAGGTGGAAACCTTGCGCAAGATGCTGCTGGCGATGGCTTCCGACATGCGTGTCGTGCTGGTGCGCCTGGCCGCTTGCGTGACGACCTTGCGTTACTTTGCCGAACTAAAACTGTTCAACGAAATGACGCGCGAATACGGCAAGGAAACGCTGGATTTGTACGCGCCGCTGGCCAACCGCCTCGGCATCTGGCAGCTGAAGTGGGAACTGGAAGACTTGTCGTTCCGCTTCATCGAACCGGAAGCGTATAAACGCATCGCCAAGATGCTGGAAGAAAAGCGCATGATGCGCGAGGGCTTTGTTTCCTCGGCGATTCTGCGCCTGCAGACGGAACTGGCTGCGGCCGGTATTCAGGCCGAAGTATTTGGCCGCCCGAAACACATTTACAGCATCTGGAACAAGATGCGCGGCAAGGAACTCGATTTCACGGCCCTGTACGATGTGCGCGCCTTCCGCGTCATCGTTTCCGACGTGAAAACCTGCTACACGGTACTGGGCGTGGTCCACAATATCTGGACCCCCATCCCGAAAGAATTCGACGATTACATTTCGCGGCCGAAACCGAACGGGTATCAGTCGCTGCACACGGTGGTGACGGCCGAGGATGGCCGCCCGCTGGAAGTGCAAATCCGCACGAATGAAATGCACAGCTTTGCCGAATACGGCGTGGCTGCGCACTGGCGCTACAAGGAAGAGGGCGGCTCGAACTTTGCCGGCCAGAAATACGACGAAAAGATCGCCTGGCTGCGCCAGTTGCTGGCGTGGAAGACGGAAGTGGCCGACGCTGTCGTGGGCCAGGAAGAAATCCAGCGCGAATGGGTGGAAAAGCTCAAATCGGCCACCCTGGACGACCGCATCTTCGTCATGACGCCGCAGGCGCGGGTGCTGGAATTGCCCGTGGGCGCCACGCCCGTCGATTTTGCCTATCACCTGCACACGGACGTGGGTCACCGCTGCCGCGGCGCCAAGGTCGACGGCATCATGGTGCCCCTGAATACGCAATTAAAGAATGGCCAGACCTGCGAAATCATCACAGCCAAGGGTGCGCCGGGTACGGCCGGTCCATCGCGCGACTGGCTGGGCGCCGGCTATGCCGTCAGCACGCGCACGCGCTCGAAGATCCGCGCCTGGTTCCACGCCATCGACATGCAGGAAACCCTGGCCCACGGCCGCGCGCTGGTGGAAAAATCCTTGCAGCGCGAAGGCAAGACGGCCGTCAATCTGGAAGCGCTGGCGCAAAAGCTGGGCTTTGCCAAAGTCGATGAGTTGTTCCTGTCGGTGGGCAAGGATGAATTCAGCCTGCGCCACGTGGAGCAGGCGCTGCACGACAATGGCGAAGTGGTGGTGCCGGAAGACGCCGTGCTGGTGGGAAAAAGCCGCGCTTCCAGCGTGGAGCAGGGCGCCAAGTCCGGCGTGCTGGTGGTGGGCACCGAGGGCTTGATGACGGTGCTGGCCAAGTGCTGCAAACCGGCGCCGCCGGACAGCATCGTCGGCTTCGTCACGCGCGGCAAGGGCGTGTCGATACACCGCGCCACCTGCAAGAATTTCGAGGAAATGCGCGCCAAGGCGCCCGAGCGCGTGATCTTCACGGAGTGGGGCAGCACGGGCGGCCACGATACCGTGTACCCGGTCGACATCTTTATTTTGGCCGGCGACCGCCAGGGCTTGCTGCGCGACATCTCCGAAATCTTTTCGCGAGAGAAAATCAACGTCATCGGCGTCAACACCCAAAGCGCCAAGGGCCAGGCCCGCATGACCTTTACGGCCGAGATCAGCTCGACGGCGCAGCTGTTGAAGGCGCTGAATGTGATTAAAGATGTCAGTGGCGTGTTAGAGGCGCGGCGTAGCTGA
- a CDS encoding pirin family protein, translating into MSDTTTVNKPRGVERVIAGQAVMDGAGVKINRVLTQQLQRRLDPFLMLDNFASDKPNDYIAGFPEHPHRGFETVSYMITGRMRHKDSAGHEGLLTSGGVQWMTAGSGVIHSEMPEQEEGVMEGFQLWLNLPARDKMRTPWYRDFTSAEIPRYTTDDGVAVQVIAGASHGVTGAVQRELTEPLYLDIDLPAGSSFEQPLPPGHNAFLYTFRGEVQVDGKAVPALRMAIFANTPGSDGVRIEAAQGGRVILVAGQPLNEPIAQYGPFVMNTQAEVFQAVQDFREGKFGETAAQ; encoded by the coding sequence ATGAGCGATACCACCACCGTCAACAAGCCACGCGGCGTCGAGCGCGTGATCGCCGGCCAGGCCGTCATGGATGGCGCCGGCGTGAAGATCAACCGCGTGCTGACGCAGCAGCTGCAGCGCCGCCTCGACCCGTTTTTGATGCTCGACAATTTTGCCAGCGACAAGCCGAACGACTATATCGCCGGCTTTCCCGAGCATCCGCACCGGGGTTTTGAAACGGTCTCGTACATGATCACGGGCCGCATGCGCCACAAGGACAGTGCGGGCCACGAAGGCTTGCTGACTTCGGGCGGCGTGCAATGGATGACGGCCGGCAGCGGCGTGATCCACTCGGAAATGCCGGAACAGGAAGAAGGCGTGATGGAAGGTTTTCAGCTATGGCTGAACCTGCCCGCGCGCGACAAGATGCGCACGCCGTGGTACCGCGATTTCACCAGCGCCGAAATCCCCCGCTACACGACGGACGACGGCGTGGCCGTGCAAGTGATCGCCGGCGCCAGCCATGGTGTGACGGGCGCCGTGCAGCGCGAGCTGACGGAACCGCTGTATCTCGACATCGACTTGCCGGCCGGCAGCAGCTTCGAGCAGCCATTGCCGCCAGGCCATAACGCTTTCCTCTACACTTTCCGTGGCGAAGTGCAGGTGGACGGCAAGGCCGTGCCCGCCCTGCGCATGGCGATCTTCGCCAACACGCCGGGCAGCGACGGCGTACGTATCGAAGCGGCGCAAGGCGGCCGCGTGATTCTCGTCGCCGGCCAGCCCTTGAACGAGCCGATCGCGCAGTACGGTCCGTTTGTCATGAATACCCAGGCGGAAGTGTTCCAGGCCGTGCAGGACTTCCGTGAAGGCAAGTTTGGCGAGACGGCGGCACAGTAA
- a CDS encoding TonB-dependent receptor plug domain-containing protein has product MNAQAQQSETLATDNAAAPLKAEKPAAPAMQSVEVKGSGYDPRRDDTASKMVVGSEEILKYGDTNVTDVLKRLPGITVSGAAGRSGGEIRMRGLGSGYTQILLNGERAPAGFSLDTLSPDVIERIEILHAASAEYSTQSIAGTINVVLKKAVKTAQRELKLGVQGSDVSFSPSVNLQLSDRDGNFSYSMAGSLFRYDYHYDNPGLELGYAPDGRQNLLRRTNGTGDGRPEGINLSPRLNWVLAGGDNLTAQFFFNGGRSNHRNISRAQTEQGLRPDYDTNTGSSSNHNAFGRSDLTWMHKLAGGARLELKIGASAARNTSDSLQQGFIDGSGLALERQVGVKATENGVSSTGKYSTPLLPGHALSMGWDGAHTQRDETRRQREAALGARPPVNSDEGFDATIKRLALFVQDDWEITPRWSMYAGVRWEGIDTRSAGDTYDEVNQRTSVWSPLLQTLWKLPDTKGDQVRLALTRTYKAQPTASLIPRRNTSTNNSQTDPDREGNPYLKPELALGIDASYEHYWAEGALLSARASARRIDGYTRQGLLFINDRWVSTPVNDGRANTQTLELEAKFPLRAVLSAPVPAIDLRASVSRNWSQVEQVPGPNNRLDQQTPVSGNFGLDYKTPDGVLTTGGSFNFRNGGPVRITERQSAYTSPRRDLDIYALWKFDAKNQLRLAVSNLLAQDFESDTIYTDASGTIARNSISPSSPQARATLEMKF; this is encoded by the coding sequence TTGAATGCCCAGGCCCAGCAATCCGAAACGCTCGCCACCGATAACGCCGCCGCGCCGCTGAAGGCTGAAAAGCCAGCTGCGCCCGCCATGCAGAGCGTCGAAGTCAAGGGCAGCGGCTATGATCCGCGCCGCGACGATACGGCCAGCAAGATGGTCGTCGGCAGCGAGGAAATCCTCAAGTATGGCGACACGAATGTCACCGACGTGCTCAAGCGCTTGCCCGGCATTACCGTGTCCGGCGCGGCCGGGCGCTCGGGCGGTGAAATCCGCATGCGCGGCCTGGGCAGCGGCTATACGCAGATATTGCTCAACGGCGAACGGGCGCCGGCCGGCTTCTCGCTCGACACCCTGTCGCCCGACGTGATCGAGCGCATCGAGATTTTGCACGCGGCCAGCGCCGAATACAGCACGCAATCGATCGCCGGCACCATCAACGTGGTGCTGAAAAAGGCCGTCAAAACAGCGCAGCGCGAGCTCAAGCTGGGTGTACAGGGCAGCGACGTGAGTTTCTCGCCCAGCGTCAATCTGCAATTGTCCGACCGAGACGGCAATTTCTCGTATTCGATGGCCGGCTCGCTGTTCCGCTACGATTACCACTACGACAATCCCGGACTGGAACTGGGCTATGCACCTGACGGCCGGCAAAACCTGCTGCGCCGCACGAATGGCACCGGCGATGGCCGTCCGGAGGGCATCAATCTGTCGCCGCGCCTGAACTGGGTGCTGGCCGGCGGCGACAATCTGACGGCGCAATTCTTCTTCAATGGCGGGCGCTCGAATCATCGCAATATCAGCCGCGCGCAAACAGAGCAGGGCTTGCGCCCCGACTACGACACGAATACGGGCAGCTCGAGCAACCACAACGCTTTCGGCCGCAGCGACCTGACGTGGATGCACAAGCTGGCTGGCGGCGCCAGGCTGGAACTGAAAATCGGCGCTTCGGCCGCCCGCAATACGTCCGACAGCCTGCAGCAGGGCTTTATCGACGGCAGCGGCCTGGCGCTCGAGCGCCAGGTGGGCGTGAAGGCGACGGAAAACGGCGTCAGTTCCACCGGCAAGTATTCCACGCCCTTGCTGCCGGGCCATGCCCTGTCCATGGGCTGGGATGGCGCGCACACGCAGCGCGACGAAACGCGCCGCCAGCGCGAAGCGGCCCTGGGCGCGCGCCCGCCCGTCAACAGCGACGAGGGTTTCGACGCCACCATCAAGCGCCTGGCCCTGTTTGTGCAGGATGACTGGGAAATCACGCCGCGCTGGTCCATGTATGCGGGCGTGCGCTGGGAAGGCATCGATACGCGCAGCGCGGGCGATACCTACGACGAAGTGAATCAGCGCACCAGTGTGTGGAGTCCGTTGCTGCAAACCCTGTGGAAGTTACCCGATACCAAGGGTGACCAGGTGCGCCTGGCCTTGACGCGCACCTACAAGGCGCAGCCTACGGCGAGCCTGATTCCGCGCCGCAATACCTCGACCAATAATAGCCAGACGGACCCCGATCGCGAAGGCAATCCGTATCTGAAACCGGAGCTGGCGCTGGGCATCGATGCTTCGTACGAACATTACTGGGCCGAGGGCGCCTTGCTCAGCGCGCGCGCCTCGGCCCGCCGCATCGACGGCTATACGCGCCAGGGCTTGCTGTTCATCAATGACCGTTGGGTATCGACGCCCGTCAACGATGGCCGTGCGAATACGCAGACACTGGAGCTGGAAGCGAAGTTTCCGCTGCGCGCCGTATTGTCCGCGCCCGTGCCGGCCATCGACTTGCGCGCCAGCGTCAGCCGCAACTGGTCGCAAGTGGAGCAGGTACCGGGGCCAAACAACCGGCTCGACCAGCAAACCCCCGTCAGCGGCAACTTCGGTCTCGACTACAAGACGCCCGATGGCGTGCTGACCACGGGTGGCAGCTTCAATTTCCGCAATGGCGGCCCGGTGCGCATCACCGAGCGCCAGAGCGCCTATACGTCGCCGCGGCGCGACCTCGATATTTATGCGCTGTGGAAATTCGATGCGAAGAACCAGCTGCGCCTGGCCGTGTCGAACTTGCTGGCGCAAGACTTCGAAAGCGACACCATCTACACGGATGCCAGCGGCACGATAGCCCGCAACAGCATTTCGCCGAGTTCGCCGCAGGCGCGCGCGACCCTGGAAATGAAGTTTTGA
- a CDS encoding LysR family transcriptional regulator — translation MDIDPGDLLLFARVVECGSFSRAAERVDLPKSTLSRRISLLEAKLGERLLLRTTRKLALTEFGASLLEHARKVVEETEAAGALAQHRQAGPSGLLRISMPADFGDALMRQVLAEFVRRYPAISLELDLSARRVDLLEENFDLAIRMGNLPDDASLAARRVAFSTLALYASPQYTSVHGLPEHPDDLYGHDLLSLPRAVHGLVHWTLIRGKTTWERDLPVRLLANSPELLVRMACTGVGIAASTDRFAKAYVETGELVRVLPEWSFPLVTGWAVFPGRRLMPAKTRAFLDLMEEMYRTDAPV, via the coding sequence ATGGATATCGATCCCGGAGATTTGCTGCTGTTCGCGCGCGTCGTCGAGTGCGGCAGTTTTTCGCGTGCCGCCGAGCGCGTGGACTTGCCTAAGTCGACCCTGTCGCGCCGTATCTCGCTGCTGGAAGCGAAATTGGGCGAACGGCTGCTGCTGCGCACCACGCGCAAGCTGGCGCTGACGGAATTTGGCGCCAGCCTGCTCGAACATGCGCGCAAGGTGGTCGAGGAAACGGAAGCGGCCGGCGCGCTGGCTCAGCACCGCCAGGCGGGTCCCAGCGGCTTGCTGCGCATTTCCATGCCGGCCGACTTCGGCGACGCGCTGATGCGCCAGGTGCTGGCCGAGTTCGTGCGCCGCTACCCGGCCATTTCGCTGGAGCTGGACTTGTCGGCGCGCCGCGTGGATTTGCTGGAAGAAAATTTTGACCTGGCCATCCGCATGGGCAACCTGCCCGACGATGCCAGCCTGGCCGCGCGCCGCGTTGCCTTCAGCACCCTGGCCCTGTATGCCTCGCCGCAATACACGAGCGTGCACGGCTTGCCTGAGCATCCCGACGATTTATACGGCCATGATTTGCTCAGCTTGCCGCGCGCCGTGCATGGCCTCGTGCACTGGACTTTGATCCGTGGCAAGACGACGTGGGAGCGCGATTTACCCGTGCGCCTGCTGGCCAATTCGCCGGAATTGCTGGTGCGCATGGCCTGCACGGGCGTGGGCATCGCGGCCAGCACGGACCGCTTTGCCAAGGCCTATGTGGAGACGGGGGAATTGGTGCGCGTGTTGCCGGAGTGGAGTTTCCCGCTGGTCACGGGCTGGGCTGTGTTTCCCGGCCGGCGGCTGATGCCGGCCAAGACGCGCGCATTCCTGGACTTGATGGAGGAAATGTACCGCACGGACGCGCCCGTGTAG
- the asd gene encoding archaetidylserine decarboxylase (Phosphatidylserine decarboxylase is synthesized as a single chain precursor. Generation of the pyruvoyl active site from a Ser is coupled to cleavage of a Gly-Ser bond between the larger (beta) and smaller (alpha chains). It is an integral membrane protein.), translating into MSDRLAVLPQYLLPKGALTNFAGRIAGAKGGAMTTRLIRWFVGRYNVNMDEALDPDITHYTSFNDFFTRALRPDARPLAQADYVCPVDGRISQFGSIDKDQIFQAKGHNFSTTALVGGDAALAAQFEHGSFANLYLSPRDYHRIHMPCDGRLTRMIYVPGELFSVNPTTARGIPGLFARNERVVCVFDTANGPFVMTLVGATIVGSMATVWHGVVNPPRTGQVRDWSYANDNVVLKQGEELGRFLLGSTVVMLFPKDTVQFNANWQPAGPVQLGEVMGNAPK; encoded by the coding sequence GTGTCTGACCGTCTTGCCGTTTTGCCTCAATATCTGCTTCCAAAAGGAGCGTTGACCAATTTTGCCGGCCGCATCGCTGGCGCCAAAGGCGGCGCCATGACCACGCGTTTGATCCGCTGGTTCGTCGGCCGCTACAACGTCAACATGGATGAGGCGCTGGACCCGGACATCACGCACTACACGAGCTTCAACGACTTTTTCACGCGCGCGCTGCGCCCCGATGCCCGTCCGCTGGCGCAGGCCGACTACGTCTGCCCCGTCGATGGCCGCATCAGCCAGTTCGGCAGCATCGACAAGGACCAGATCTTCCAGGCCAAGGGCCACAACTTCAGCACCACGGCCCTGGTGGGCGGCGATGCGGCCCTGGCGGCCCAGTTCGAACACGGCAGCTTCGCCAATCTGTACCTGAGCCCGCGCGACTACCACCGCATCCACATGCCGTGCGATGGCCGCTTGACGCGCATGATTTATGTCCCTGGTGAATTATTCTCCGTCAACCCCACGACGGCGCGCGGCATTCCCGGCCTGTTCGCCCGCAACGAGCGCGTCGTCTGCGTGTTCGACACGGCCAACGGCCCCTTCGTCATGACCCTGGTCGGCGCAACCATCGTCGGCAGCATGGCCACCGTCTGGCACGGCGTCGTCAACCCGCCCCGCACGGGCCAGGTGCGCGACTGGAGCTATGCGAACGACAATGTGGTGCTGAAACAGGGCGAAGAGCTGGGCCGCTTCCTGCTCGGTTCCACCGTCGTCATGCTGTTCCCGAAAGACACCGTGCAATTCAATGCAAACTGGCAACCAGCCGGCCCCGTGCAGCTGGGCGAAGTCATGGGCAACGCACCCAAGTAA
- a CDS encoding RidA family protein: protein MEITRLHVGKRLSEVAIHNNTIYLAGQIAEDTTQDIVGQTREVLGHVDRLLAEAGSDKTCILSCQIYIADMKDFDGMNEVWDDWVASSHTPPRATVEAKLANPACLVEIVIIAAER from the coding sequence ATGGAAATTACACGACTGCACGTAGGCAAACGCCTCTCCGAAGTAGCCATACACAACAACACCATCTACCTGGCTGGCCAGATCGCCGAAGACACCACACAAGATATCGTCGGCCAGACGCGCGAAGTGCTCGGCCATGTCGACCGTTTGCTGGCGGAAGCGGGCAGCGACAAGACCTGCATCCTGTCGTGCCAGATATACATTGCCGACATGAAAGACTTCGATGGCATGAATGAAGTATGGGATGACTGGGTCGCGTCAAGCCACACCCCGCCGCGCGCCACCGTCGAGGCGAAGCTGGCCAATCCGGCATGCCTGGTTGAAATCGTCATCATCGCTGCAGAGCGCTAG
- a CDS encoding DEAD/DEAH box helicase, translating to MMFSSLGLIDPLVRKLDELGYAKPTPVQAQAIPAVLAGRDLMAAAQTGTGKTAGFAVPLLQRLALEGVVAPQCVRVLVLVPTRELAEQVYASFRSYGGNLPLRSFVAYGGVPIEPQISKLRKGLDVLVATPGRLLDLQTQGAVKFEQVQTLVLDEADRMLDLGFERELDILLMTMPKQRQTLLFSATFSDAIRAMAKTMLKDPVSVEVSARNSTVKAVKQSVIVCDKKRKPELFLHLLKKKRWGQVLVFVKTRKGVELLVNTLLEQGVRADSIHGDKTQPNRLRALARFKSAEVQVLVATDVAARGLDIEQLPVVVNFDLPTVAEDYIHRIGRTGRAGASGVAISLVCADEVELLSAVEALTRQTLKRNEEPGFEAEHRVPGTSAGGTIEKKAVKVLAPKAAERAKKRRFYK from the coding sequence ATGATGTTTTCCTCCCTCGGCCTGATCGATCCCCTGGTCCGCAAACTCGATGAGCTCGGCTATGCCAAGCCCACGCCCGTGCAGGCGCAAGCGATTCCTGCCGTGCTGGCCGGCCGTGACCTGATGGCCGCCGCCCAGACGGGCACGGGCAAGACGGCCGGCTTTGCCGTGCCGCTGCTGCAGCGTTTGGCCCTGGAAGGCGTGGTGGCGCCGCAGTGCGTGCGCGTGCTGGTGCTGGTGCCCACGCGCGAACTGGCCGAGCAAGTCTATGCCAGTTTCCGCAGCTATGGCGGCAACCTGCCGCTGCGCAGTTTTGTCGCCTACGGCGGCGTGCCCATCGAGCCGCAGATCAGCAAATTGCGCAAGGGCCTGGACGTACTGGTGGCCACGCCGGGCCGCTTGCTGGACTTGCAGACGCAGGGCGCCGTCAAGTTCGAGCAAGTGCAAACCCTGGTGCTGGACGAGGCGGACCGCATGCTGGACCTGGGCTTCGAGCGCGAGCTTGATATATTGCTGATGACGATGCCCAAGCAACGCCAGACCCTGTTGTTCTCGGCCACCTTCTCGGACGCCATCCGCGCCATGGCGAAAACCATGCTGAAGGACCCCGTCTCGGTGGAAGTGAGCGCGCGCAACAGCACGGTCAAGGCCGTGAAACAGTCGGTCATCGTGTGCGACAAAAAACGCAAGCCGGAACTGTTTCTGCACTTGCTGAAGAAAAAGCGCTGGGGCCAGGTATTGGTCTTCGTCAAGACGCGCAAGGGCGTCGAGCTGCTGGTGAATACCTTGCTGGAGCAGGGCGTGCGCGCCGATTCGATCCACGGCGACAAGACGCAGCCGAACCGCCTGCGTGCGCTGGCCCGTTTCAAATCTGCCGAGGTGCAGGTGCTGGTGGCCACCGACGTGGCCGCCCGTGGCCTGGACATCGAGCAATTGCCCGTCGTCGTCAATTTCGACTTGCCGACGGTCGCCGAAGACTATATCCACCGCATCGGCCGCACGGGCCGCGCGGGCGCTTCGGGTGTAGCGATCTCGCTCGTCTGTGCCGACGAGGTGGAATTGCTGTCGGCCGTGGAAGCGCTGACGCGGCAAACCCTCAAACGCAACGAGGAGCCCGGTTTCGAGGCCGAGCACCGCGTGCCGGGCACGTCCGCCGGCGGCACCATCGAGAAGAAGGCCGTCAAGGTGCTGGCGCCGAAGGCGGCCGAGCGGGCCAAGAAAAGGCGCTTTTACAAGTAA
- a CDS encoding FMN-dependent NADH-azoreductase, whose translation MNILQINSSARSTGSASTRLADAIVARVQAANPGAALARRDLAAAPHPVLDEPTLQALFTPADKRTPEQAARIALDDALIAQVQAADVIVIGAPMYNFGITVQLKSWFDAIARANVTFKYTENGPVGLLTGKKVYVGLSRGGLHRDSANDSQVPYLNTMFGFLGLTDVQYVYSEGMGMGPEAVAKAQAQADAEINAILV comes from the coding sequence ATGAACATCCTGCAAATCAATTCCAGCGCCCGCAGCACCGGTTCCGCCTCGACCCGTTTGGCTGACGCCATCGTTGCCCGCGTGCAAGCCGCCAACCCCGGCGCCGCCTTGGCGCGCCGCGACCTGGCTGCCGCACCGCACCCCGTGCTCGACGAGCCAACCCTGCAAGCGCTGTTCACTCCGGCCGACAAGCGCACGCCGGAGCAAGCGGCCCGCATCGCCCTGGACGACGCCCTGATTGCGCAAGTGCAAGCAGCGGACGTGATCGTCATCGGCGCACCGATGTACAACTTTGGCATCACCGTGCAACTGAAAAGCTGGTTCGACGCGATTGCCCGCGCCAACGTCACCTTCAAGTACACGGAAAACGGCCCCGTGGGCCTCCTGACCGGCAAGAAAGTCTACGTGGGCCTGTCCCGCGGCGGCTTGCACCGCGATAGCGCCAACGATAGCCAGGTGCCTTACCTGAACACCATGTTCGGTTTCCTGGGCCTGACGGACGTGCAATACGTGTATTCGGAAGGCATGGGCATGGGCCCGGAAGCCGTGGCCAAGGCGCAGGCGCAAGCGGACGCCGAAATCAACGCGATCCTGGTGTAA